The proteins below are encoded in one region of Sminthopsis crassicaudata isolate SCR6 chromosome 1, ASM4859323v1, whole genome shotgun sequence:
- the PRKAB1 gene encoding 5'-AMP-activated protein kinase subunit beta-1, which translates to MGNTSSERAGMERQGGHKTPRRDSTGGTKDGDRPKILMDSPEDADLFHSEEIKAPEKEEFLAWQHDLEVNDRAPTQARPTVFRWTGGGKEVYLSGSFNNWTKLPLTRSHNNFVAILDLPEGEHQYKFFVDGQWTYDPSEPVVTSQLGTVNNVIQVKKTDFEVFDALMVDSQKCSDVSELSSSPPGPYHQEPYTCKPEERFKSPPILPPHLLQVILNKDTGISCDPALLPEPNHVMLNHLYALSIKDGVMVLSATHRYKKKYVTTLLYKPI; encoded by the exons ATGGGCAATACAAGCAGCGAGAGGGCTGGCATGGAGCGCCAGGGGGGGCACAAGACCCCCCGCAGGGACAGCACGGGGGGAACCAAGGATGGGGACAGGCCCAAGATCCTGATGGACAGCCCCGAGGATGCGGACCTCTTCCACTCGGAGGAGATCAAG GCTCCAGAAAAGGAAGAGTTCCTTGCATGGCAGCATGATCTAGAAGTGAATGACAGAGCTCCCACTCAGGCACGTCCGACTGTGTTTCGCTGGacagggggaggaaaagaggttTACTTATCTGGATCCTTCAATAACTGGACGAAACTCCCCCTCACAAGAAG CCACAACAACTTTGTAGCAATCCTGGATTTGCCAGAAGGAGAACATCAGTACAAGTTCTTTGTGGATGGGCAGTGGACCTATGACCCCTCTGAG CCAGTAGTGACCAGCCAACTTGGCACAGTTAACAACGTCATTCAGGTGAAGAAAACTGACTTTGAAGTGTTTGACGCTTTAATGGTGGATTCCCAAAAGTGCTCCGATGTGTCTG AGCTGTCGAGTTCGCCGCCAGGACCCTACCATCAGGAGCCCTATACTTGTAAGCCAGAGGAACGTTTCAAAAGTCCCCCCATTCTTCCCCCACACCTGCTCCAGGTCATCCTGAATAAGGACACTGGCATCTCG TGTGACCCCGCATTACTGCCCGAGCCCAACCACGTCATGCTGAACCACCTGTATGCCCTCTCCATCAAGGACGGCGTAATGGTGCTCAGCGCCACCCACCGCTACAAGAAGAAGTACGTCACCACCTTGCTGTACAAGCCGATATGA